One part of the Thermococcus sp. JdF3 genome encodes these proteins:
- the porD gene encoding pyruvate synthase subunit PorD, whose product MAESPFKADIERVQKEYSEKMTPGAIATIPGSSVINKTGSWRVFMPEFNRDKCVRCYLCYVYCPEPAIYLDEENYPVFDYDYCKGCGVCANECPTDAIIMVRETK is encoded by the coding sequence ATGGCCGAGAGTCCGTTTAAGGCCGACATTGAGAGGGTTCAGAAGGAGTATAGCGAAAAGATGACCCCCGGAGCGATAGCCACCATCCCGGGGAGCAGCGTCATAAACAAGACCGGTTCCTGGCGCGTCTTTATGCCCGAGTTCAACCGGGACAAGTGCGTCCGCTGCTACCTCTGCTACGTCTACTGCCCGGAGCCGGCCATCTACCTCGACGAGGAGAACTATCCCGTCTTCGACTACGACTACTGTAAGGGCTGTGGAGTTTGCGCGAACGAGTGCCCGACCGACGCTATCATAATGGTTAGGGAGACCAAGTGA
- a CDS encoding nascent polypeptide-associated complex protein: MMGMNPRQMKKLMRQMGIKMEELEGVEEVIIRMENKEIVLKEPVITIITAQGEKSYQIVPGSEEVRAIVRVSEEDVQLVMEQAGVDYETAKKALEEANGDLAEAILKLTEE; this comes from the coding sequence ATGATGGGGATGAACCCGCGGCAGATGAAGAAGCTCATGCGCCAGATGGGCATCAAGATGGAGGAGCTCGAGGGGGTTGAGGAAGTCATAATCAGGATGGAGAACAAGGAGATAGTCCTCAAGGAGCCAGTCATTACGATAATAACCGCGCAAGGCGAGAAGAGCTATCAGATCGTCCCGGGAAGTGAGGAGGTCAGGGCCATCGTAAGGGTCTCGGAGGAGGACGTCCAGCTCGTCATGGAGCAGGCCGGCGTCGATTACGAGACAGCAAAAAAGGCCCTCGAAGAGGCAAACGGCGACCTGGCGGAGGCCATACTGAAGCTGACTGAGGAATGA
- a CDS encoding FmdE family protein codes for MLELNRVVAERNVDGILEYAREFHGHVCPYLALGIRASLIAMEELGVGRLDYSGSVDESILAIVEINSCFTDGVQVTTGCTLGNNSLVYLDLGKTALTLVRRSTWEGVRVYADGEKLRRHYPPEAIELFNKVVRERRGTEEERKRLWELWERAARTMLHLPKEEFKIESVKVPPIEQAPIVESARCPKCGELFMESKAVYINGEPFCLRCAGEAYLGVVGRGIVEVNQTAPRGC; via the coding sequence ATGCTTGAGCTCAACAGGGTAGTGGCAGAGAGAAACGTCGATGGAATACTGGAATACGCGAGAGAGTTCCACGGCCACGTTTGTCCCTACCTCGCCCTAGGGATAAGGGCATCGCTGATAGCGATGGAGGAACTCGGGGTTGGGAGACTCGACTACTCCGGCAGCGTCGATGAGTCCATACTCGCGATAGTCGAGATCAACAGCTGCTTCACCGATGGCGTCCAAGTCACCACAGGCTGCACCCTCGGCAACAATTCGCTGGTGTACCTCGACCTCGGAAAAACCGCCCTGACGCTCGTCAGGCGCTCCACCTGGGAGGGGGTCAGGGTTTACGCCGACGGGGAAAAGCTGAGGAGGCACTATCCCCCCGAAGCCATCGAGCTGTTCAACAAGGTCGTCAGAGAGCGGAGGGGAACCGAAGAGGAGAGAAAGCGCCTGTGGGAACTGTGGGAGAGGGCGGCGAGAACCATGCTCCACCTTCCCAAAGAAGAATTCAAAATCGAGAGCGTAAAGGTTCCTCCCATAGAACAGGCGCCGATAGTTGAGAGCGCCCGCTGCCCAAAGTGTGGCGAGCTGTTCATGGAGTCGAAGGCGGTTTATATAAACGGCGAACCCTTCTGCCTCCGCTGCGCCGGCGAGGCGTACCTGGGGGTCGTCGGTAGGGGCATAGTGGAGGTCAACCAAACCGCTCCACGGGGGTGCTGA
- a CDS encoding 3-methyl-2-oxobutanoate dehydrogenase subunit delta: protein MNTLFGEKKEGATKIVLKSVDEYPEAPVSLGTTLSNFTGDWRTFIPVIDDEKCVKCYICWKFCPEPAIFIREDGYVGVDYDYCKGCGICANECPTKAITMEKEEK, encoded by the coding sequence TTGAACACGCTGTTCGGTGAAAAGAAAGAAGGGGCCACCAAAATCGTCCTCAAGAGCGTGGACGAGTATCCCGAGGCCCCTGTGAGCCTGGGAACAACCCTCAGCAACTTCACGGGAGACTGGAGGACCTTCATCCCGGTCATTGACGACGAGAAGTGCGTTAAGTGCTACATATGCTGGAAGTTCTGCCCGGAGCCGGCCATATTCATCCGCGAGGACGGCTACGTGGGAGTTGATTACGACTACTGTAAGGGCTGCGGCATCTGTGCGAACGAGTGCCCGACCAAGGCAATAACCATGGAGAAAGAGGAGAAGTGA
- the porA gene encoding pyruvate synthase subunit PorA, whose amino-acid sequence MPIRKVMKANEAAAWAAKLAKPKVIAAFPITPSTLVPEKISEFVADGELDAEFIKVESEHSAISACVGASAAGVRTFTATASQGLALMHEILFIAAGMRLPIVIAVGNRALSAPINIWNDWQDTISERDTGWLQFYAENNQEALDLILIAYKVAENEKVLLPAMVGFDAFILTHTVEPVEIPDQELVDEFLGEYEPKYAYLDPARPVTQGTLAFPAHYMEARYTVWEANENAKKVIDEAFAEFEKKFGRKYQKIEEYRTEDAEIIFVTMGSLAGTVKEYVDHLREQGIKVGAAKMTVYRPFPVEEVRALAKKAKVLALLEKNVTFSVGGALFQDFSRALINESEKPKIVDFILGLGGRDVTFKDLDEALAIAQKALNGEAVDEVNWIGLRKEIL is encoded by the coding sequence ATGCCGATTAGGAAGGTTATGAAGGCCAACGAGGCTGCCGCCTGGGCGGCCAAGCTCGCCAAGCCGAAGGTCATAGCGGCGTTCCCGATTACCCCGTCAACGCTCGTTCCGGAGAAGATCAGTGAGTTCGTTGCCGATGGAGAGCTCGACGCCGAGTTCATCAAGGTCGAGAGCGAGCACTCGGCGATTTCAGCCTGTGTCGGTGCCTCGGCGGCAGGTGTTAGAACCTTCACCGCGACCGCTTCCCAGGGTCTCGCCCTCATGCACGAGATACTCTTCATCGCCGCCGGCATGAGGCTTCCGATAGTCATCGCCGTTGGAAACCGCGCGCTGAGCGCTCCGATCAACATCTGGAACGACTGGCAGGACACCATCAGCGAGCGCGACACCGGCTGGCTCCAGTTCTACGCCGAGAACAACCAGGAGGCCCTTGACCTCATACTCATCGCCTACAAGGTCGCCGAGAACGAGAAGGTCCTTCTCCCGGCGATGGTCGGCTTCGACGCCTTCATCCTGACCCACACCGTCGAGCCGGTCGAGATACCCGACCAGGAGCTCGTTGACGAGTTCCTCGGCGAGTACGAGCCGAAGTACGCCTACCTCGACCCGGCCAGGCCGGTCACCCAGGGTACCCTCGCCTTCCCGGCCCACTACATGGAGGCCAGGTACACCGTTTGGGAGGCCAACGAGAACGCCAAGAAGGTCATAGACGAGGCATTCGCGGAGTTCGAGAAGAAGTTCGGCAGGAAGTACCAGAAGATCGAAGAGTACAGGACCGAGGACGCCGAGATAATCTTCGTCACCATGGGTTCACTCGCCGGAACCGTCAAGGAGTACGTTGACCACCTCCGCGAGCAGGGCATCAAGGTCGGTGCCGCCAAGATGACCGTTTACAGACCGTTCCCGGTTGAGGAGGTTCGCGCGCTCGCCAAGAAGGCGAAGGTTCTCGCGCTCCTCGAGAAGAACGTCACCTTCAGTGTGGGCGGAGCCCTCTTCCAGGACTTCAGCAGGGCGCTCATCAACGAGAGCGAGAAGCCGAAGATCGTTGACTTCATCCTCGGCCTCGGAGGAAGGGACGTCACCTTCAAGGACCTTGACGAGGCACTCGCGATTGCCCAGAAGGCCCTCAACGGAGAGGCCGTTGATGAGGTCAACTGGATCGGCCTGAGGAAGGAGATTCTGTGA
- the porB gene encoding pyruvate synthase subunit PorB, translating to MAVRKPPITTREYWAPGHAACAGCGCATALRLATKAFSEAMEEKYGDPNAFAIAQATGCMEVVSAVFPYTAWKAPWIHVAFENAAAAASGVEAAWKKLGRKGKILAIGGDGGTADIGMQALSGMLERWHNVVYLMYDNEAYMNTGIQRSSSTPYGAWTTTSPPGKYSIGEDKPKKWVALIAAAHQVPYVATASIGNPFDFVKKMKKAAKVDGPAFVQVQCTCPTGWKSPLEKGVEIARLAIETGVWPLFEIENGDLWNIKIQAPGGGAKVKREGGRVVAIEFKKPIEEYLKLQGRFKHLFKQPEAIDVMREQIKAMWKTIGVEVTLPKPEE from the coding sequence ATGGCCGTTAGAAAACCCCCGATTACCACTCGCGAGTACTGGGCACCCGGTCACGCCGCCTGTGCCGGCTGTGGCTGTGCCACCGCTCTGAGGCTCGCCACCAAGGCCTTCAGCGAGGCCATGGAGGAAAAGTACGGCGATCCGAACGCCTTCGCCATAGCCCAGGCCACCGGATGTATGGAGGTCGTTTCAGCCGTCTTCCCGTACACCGCCTGGAAGGCCCCGTGGATCCACGTCGCATTTGAGAACGCGGCCGCGGCCGCCAGCGGTGTCGAGGCCGCCTGGAAGAAGCTCGGAAGGAAGGGCAAGATACTCGCCATAGGCGGTGACGGCGGTACCGCCGACATCGGTATGCAGGCCCTCAGCGGTATGCTCGAGCGCTGGCACAACGTCGTTTACCTCATGTACGACAACGAGGCCTACATGAACACCGGAATCCAGAGGAGCTCCTCAACCCCCTACGGTGCCTGGACCACCACCAGCCCGCCGGGCAAGTACTCCATCGGTGAGGACAAGCCCAAGAAGTGGGTCGCCCTCATCGCCGCCGCCCACCAGGTTCCGTACGTCGCAACCGCCAGCATAGGCAACCCGTTCGACTTCGTCAAGAAGATGAAGAAGGCCGCCAAGGTGGACGGCCCGGCCTTCGTCCAGGTCCAGTGTACCTGCCCGACCGGATGGAAGAGCCCGCTCGAGAAGGGCGTTGAGATCGCCAGGCTCGCCATCGAGACCGGTGTCTGGCCGCTCTTTGAGATCGAGAACGGCGACCTCTGGAACATCAAGATACAGGCTCCGGGAGGAGGCGCCAAGGTCAAGCGCGAGGGCGGTCGCGTAGTCGCCATCGAGTTCAAGAAGCCCATCGAGGAGTACCTCAAGCTCCAGGGCAGGTTCAAGCACCTCTTCAAGCAGCCCGAGGCCATCGACGTCATGCGCGAGCAGATCAAGGCTATGTGGAAGACCATCGGCGTCGAGGTCACCCTCCCGAAGCCGGAGGAGTGA
- a CDS encoding tetratricopeptide repeat protein, producing the protein MDKLKAYLIGFLIAVVAIAAGIVWYGGWKLLLQVILTLGFLGVTLMLLFFTGLTLYAESWKYGAILAIFTAVSGYGLYLSATWRSLNVVAGIIVFFIAIVAFGIWYISEPDLGLADRFRSAEKLERAGKYKAAARKYEKAGNYLKAAEMYEKLGWMESAAWAYEKAGKYEKAAEIYEALYDKEKDTYYLKEAHEYWKKAGNMERAAKALERYAEEEPWFWEDVAKLYEELGNEEKAREAWERALEYYQKEAGEEGVFYEDVGNIARRLGKEELAREAYEKFLEYCLKEAEEDPMWWKHVAEAYDYLGEKEKAEEARKKYEEYRQKIMKANEETSNFPGEKKE; encoded by the coding sequence ATGGACAAGCTCAAAGCGTACCTGATCGGTTTCCTGATAGCGGTTGTAGCGATAGCCGCTGGAATAGTCTGGTACGGCGGCTGGAAGCTGCTGCTCCAGGTGATACTCACCCTCGGCTTCCTCGGCGTCACTCTGATGCTGCTCTTCTTCACAGGGCTCACGCTTTACGCCGAAAGCTGGAAGTACGGGGCGATACTCGCGATATTCACCGCTGTGAGCGGCTACGGCCTCTACCTGAGCGCCACTTGGCGGAGCCTCAACGTCGTCGCCGGAATAATCGTCTTCTTCATAGCGATCGTCGCCTTTGGAATCTGGTACATCAGCGAACCCGACCTCGGTCTCGCGGACCGCTTCCGTTCGGCCGAAAAGCTGGAGCGGGCGGGCAAGTACAAAGCTGCAGCAAGGAAGTACGAGAAGGCCGGGAACTACCTGAAGGCGGCCGAGATGTACGAGAAGCTCGGCTGGATGGAGAGCGCCGCCTGGGCCTACGAAAAGGCCGGGAAGTACGAGAAGGCCGCGGAGATATACGAGGCCCTCTACGACAAGGAAAAGGACACCTACTACCTGAAGGAGGCCCACGAGTACTGGAAGAAGGCCGGAAACATGGAACGGGCCGCCAAAGCCCTCGAGCGCTACGCCGAGGAGGAGCCCTGGTTCTGGGAAGACGTGGCAAAGCTCTACGAGGAGCTGGGCAACGAGGAGAAGGCCAGGGAAGCATGGGAGAGGGCCCTGGAGTACTACCAGAAGGAGGCCGGGGAGGAGGGCGTCTTTTACGAGGACGTCGGTAACATCGCCAGGAGGCTCGGGAAGGAGGAGCTCGCCAGGGAAGCCTACGAGAAGTTCCTAGAGTACTGCCTGAAGGAGGCCGAGGAAGACCCGATGTGGTGGAAGCACGTCGCCGAGGCGTACGACTACCTGGGCGAGAAGGAGAAGGCGGAAGAGGCCAGAAAGAAGTACGAGGAGTACAGGCAGAAGATCATGAAAGCCAACGAGGAAACCTCGAATTTTCCGGGGGAGAAGAAGGAGTAA
- a CDS encoding 3-methyl-2-oxobutanoate dehydrogenase subunit beta, whose translation MEIPENVKKRLSIPADEHFYAGHTACQGCGAALGLRYVLKTYGKKTIFTIPACCSTIIAGAWPYSTLDAPLFHTAFETTGAVMSGIEAALKVKGYKVKGEDGVMVVGWAGDGGTADIGLQALSGFLERGHDALYIMYDNEAYMNTGIQRSGSTPYGAWTTNTPGGKKHFLEKRHKKKVIDIVIAHEIPYAATASVAYPEDFVRKLKKARDTPGPSFIQLFAPCPTGWRSPTDKSIELARLAVQTAYFPLFEYENGRYKINMPSPKKEPKPIEEFLKFQGRFKYMTTEDIEILQQWVNHEWERLKKLAEVFG comes from the coding sequence ATGGAGATTCCCGAGAACGTTAAGAAGAGGTTGAGCATTCCAGCTGATGAGCACTTTTACGCAGGCCACACCGCCTGCCAGGGATGTGGCGCTGCCCTTGGACTTCGCTACGTGCTCAAGACCTACGGCAAGAAGACCATCTTCACGATCCCCGCGTGCTGTTCGACCATCATAGCCGGTGCGTGGCCGTACTCAACCCTCGACGCCCCGCTCTTCCACACGGCCTTTGAGACCACCGGTGCCGTCATGAGCGGCATCGAGGCAGCCCTCAAGGTCAAGGGCTACAAGGTCAAGGGCGAGGACGGTGTCATGGTCGTCGGCTGGGCCGGCGACGGTGGTACCGCGGACATAGGCCTGCAGGCCCTCAGCGGATTCCTCGAGAGGGGCCACGACGCGCTCTACATCATGTACGACAACGAGGCCTACATGAACACCGGAATCCAGAGGTCCGGTTCGACCCCGTACGGTGCCTGGACCACCAACACCCCCGGCGGAAAGAAGCACTTCCTCGAGAAGAGGCACAAGAAGAAGGTCATCGACATAGTCATAGCCCACGAGATACCCTACGCCGCCACCGCAAGCGTCGCCTATCCGGAGGACTTCGTGAGAAAGCTCAAGAAGGCCAGGGACACTCCGGGACCGAGCTTCATCCAGCTCTTCGCCCCGTGCCCGACCGGCTGGCGCTCACCGACCGACAAGAGCATTGAGCTCGCAAGGCTCGCGGTCCAGACCGCATACTTCCCGCTCTTCGAGTACGAGAACGGCAGGTACAAGATCAACATGCCCTCACCGAAGAAGGAGCCGAAGCCGATAGAGGAGTTCCTCAAGTTCCAGGGCAGGTTCAAGTACATGACCACGGAGGACATCGAGATCCTCCAGCAGTGGGTCAACCACGAGTGGGAGAGGCTCAAGAAGCTCGCCGAGGTCTTCGGCTGA
- a CDS encoding inorganic phosphate transporter, producing the protein MDGLAVAAVAVAFYIAWNIGANDSANSMGTAVGAGILSFRQATLTIAIFVLMGAYLRGYKVMKTVGKGIVPEGYLTMEMAVIALLAAGVWVTIATVKGLPVSTTQAIVGGVIGVGLATHAPVNWYTLTKIAAAWVVSPVLSGLLAIVLYRFYSLVVSRIRSVSTLESLYKALAILGGSYMAFNFGTNEVANASGPLVGAGFMEPKVAGIFGAIALSLGALTFSYAVMHTVGKKITALGPISAFAAQFGSAIAVSLANFFGLPVSSSQSIVGGVVGVGLLAGRGVEKSVIRDIVFGWVATPLTAVILSLAIFKAFALVGLV; encoded by the coding sequence ATGGATGGCCTGGCGGTGGCGGCTGTTGCGGTGGCTTTCTACATTGCCTGGAACATAGGCGCTAACGATTCCGCCAACTCCATGGGCACCGCGGTCGGGGCTGGAATACTGAGCTTCCGCCAGGCCACTCTCACGATAGCAATATTCGTCCTCATGGGGGCCTACCTCAGGGGATACAAGGTTATGAAGACCGTCGGGAAGGGCATAGTGCCGGAGGGCTACCTCACGATGGAGATGGCCGTCATAGCCCTCCTCGCGGCGGGAGTCTGGGTCACGATAGCGACGGTCAAGGGGCTCCCGGTCTCCACGACCCAGGCCATAGTGGGGGGCGTCATCGGAGTCGGCCTGGCCACCCACGCCCCTGTGAACTGGTACACCCTCACCAAAATCGCCGCCGCATGGGTCGTCTCCCCCGTGCTCTCGGGTCTGCTTGCGATAGTTCTGTACAGGTTCTATTCTCTGGTGGTGTCGAGGATCAGGAGCGTCTCGACCCTTGAATCCCTCTACAAGGCCCTGGCGATACTCGGCGGCTCCTACATGGCCTTCAACTTCGGAACCAACGAGGTGGCCAACGCCTCCGGACCCCTCGTCGGCGCGGGCTTCATGGAGCCGAAGGTGGCCGGGATATTCGGGGCGATAGCGCTCTCCCTCGGTGCCCTCACCTTCAGCTACGCGGTGATGCACACCGTTGGGAAGAAGATAACGGCCCTTGGCCCAATCTCAGCCTTCGCCGCCCAGTTTGGCTCCGCCATCGCCGTCAGCCTCGCCAACTTCTTCGGCCTTCCGGTAAGCTCGAGCCAGTCCATAGTCGGAGGCGTGGTGGGAGTGGGCCTCCTCGCCGGCAGGGGCGTTGAGAAATCGGTTATCAGGGATATAGTCTTCGGGTGGGTCGCGACCCCCCTCACGGCAGTGATACTCTCACTGGCCATCTTTAAGGCCTTCGCCCTTGTGGGGCTGGTTTAA
- a CDS encoding carboxymuconolactone decarboxylase family protein codes for MDYDDVNVKLGEIEELLDRLGKQHPKEISAFSRFLRETLDNKALTTREKELIALALGIAQGCEWCIYLHTQKALAAGAKPEELIEAGLVAVLMAGGPALMHLIPLMKAIETFQKEKGEE; via the coding sequence ATGGATTACGACGATGTTAACGTCAAACTTGGGGAGATAGAGGAGCTCCTCGACAGGCTGGGTAAACAGCACCCGAAGGAGATATCGGCCTTCTCGAGGTTTCTCAGGGAGACCCTCGACAACAAGGCCCTGACCACTAGGGAAAAGGAGCTCATAGCCCTCGCCCTCGGCATAGCCCAGGGCTGCGAGTGGTGCATCTATCTCCACACCCAGAAGGCCCTCGCCGCCGGTGCCAAGCCAGAGGAGCTTATCGAGGCGGGCCTCGTTGCGGTTCTCATGGCCGGTGGTCCTGCCCTGATGCACCTCATACCGCTCATGAAGGCCATAGAGACCTTCCAGAAGGAGAAGGGAGAGGAGTGA
- a CDS encoding pyruvate/ketoisovalerate ferredoxin oxidoreductase subunit gamma, with protein MIEIRFHGRGGQGAVTAANILASAAFLEGKYVQAFPFFGVERRGAPVTAFTRIDEKPIRIKTQIYEPDIVVVLDPSLLDTVDVTAGLKDGGIVIVNTEKSKEEVLEKLKKKPAKLALVDATTIALDVLGLPITNTSILGAVSKATGVVSLEHVQKAIQDVFSGALGEKNAKAAEEAFNKTVIYEL; from the coding sequence ATGATCGAGATTCGTTTTCACGGTAGAGGTGGACAGGGTGCCGTTACCGCCGCCAACATACTAGCCTCAGCTGCTTTCCTTGAGGGCAAGTACGTCCAGGCGTTCCCGTTCTTCGGTGTTGAGAGGCGTGGAGCGCCGGTTACGGCTTTCACCAGGATCGACGAGAAGCCGATAAGGATCAAGACCCAGATCTACGAGCCGGACATAGTGGTCGTCCTCGACCCGAGCCTTCTCGACACCGTCGACGTTACCGCCGGTCTCAAGGACGGCGGAATAGTCATCGTCAACACCGAGAAGAGCAAGGAGGAGGTCCTTGAGAAGCTCAAGAAGAAGCCGGCCAAGCTCGCCCTCGTTGACGCCACCACCATAGCCCTTGACGTCCTCGGACTGCCGATCACCAACACCTCGATCCTCGGTGCGGTCTCCAAGGCCACGGGTGTCGTCAGCCTCGAGCACGTCCAGAAGGCCATCCAGGACGTCTTCTCCGGCGCCCTCGGAGAGAAGAACGCCAAGGCCGCAGAGGAAGCCTTCAACAAGACCGTCATCTACGAGCTCTGA
- the hflX gene encoding GTPase HflX translates to MKAIGVIRKSRRDRVSREEFEELLRSAGYEVVAILEQNREEHPKYNIGKGKLEELRELVRELEPDRVVFANKLSPSQAYNLWKELRVEIMDRWQLVLEIFEKRAHSKEAKLQVELASLQYEVPLVKEAIRRIKLGDRAGFKGMGEYQTQQYLKHIRYRMGRIRRELERVKADREVKRKRREEVGFILVALAGYTNAGKSTLLNALAGEDIEARNQMFTTLDTTTRRFKLGGKRVLVTDTVGFIDGLPPFIVEAFHSTLEEIVKADIILLVLDASEPWGEIRRKFMASLGVLRELKTLDRPMVVALNKMDLTNREDVRDKAERVREIAEERGINLRRVVSISAKLGELEELYDALEDAVLTLPKYGAFEITVTEPEKVPQVMALINAIGEVLNVEYGEETRIEAYIQTGMIKELTRLGVGIRRLNQPHKGEGLKDGQ, encoded by the coding sequence ATGAAGGCTATAGGCGTAATAAGAAAATCCAGGCGGGACAGGGTCAGCCGCGAGGAGTTCGAGGAGCTGCTGAGAAGCGCTGGCTATGAGGTAGTGGCGATACTCGAGCAGAACAGGGAGGAGCATCCGAAGTACAACATCGGAAAGGGGAAGCTGGAGGAGCTCAGGGAGCTGGTTCGGGAGCTGGAACCGGACAGGGTCGTGTTCGCCAACAAGCTCAGCCCGAGCCAGGCGTACAACCTCTGGAAGGAGCTCAGGGTTGAAATCATGGACAGGTGGCAGCTCGTTCTCGAAATCTTCGAGAAACGCGCCCACTCAAAGGAGGCCAAGCTCCAGGTGGAGCTGGCGAGCCTCCAGTACGAGGTTCCGCTCGTGAAGGAGGCCATCAGAAGGATAAAGCTTGGCGACAGGGCGGGTTTCAAGGGAATGGGCGAGTACCAGACCCAGCAGTACCTCAAGCACATCCGCTACCGAATGGGCCGGATAAGAAGGGAGCTGGAGAGGGTCAAAGCCGATAGAGAGGTGAAACGGAAGCGCCGCGAGGAGGTTGGCTTCATACTGGTGGCCCTTGCCGGCTACACCAACGCGGGGAAATCGACCCTTCTCAACGCCCTCGCCGGGGAGGATATAGAGGCGAGGAACCAGATGTTCACCACCCTGGACACGACGACGAGGCGCTTCAAGCTCGGCGGGAAGAGGGTTCTCGTCACCGATACTGTGGGCTTCATCGACGGCCTGCCACCGTTCATAGTCGAGGCCTTCCACTCGACGCTCGAGGAGATAGTAAAGGCGGACATAATCCTGCTCGTCCTGGATGCGAGCGAGCCCTGGGGGGAGATAAGAAGAAAATTCATGGCGTCCCTGGGCGTCCTGAGGGAGCTGAAAACCCTGGACAGACCGATGGTGGTTGCACTCAACAAGATGGACCTGACCAACAGGGAAGACGTCCGCGACAAGGCCGAGAGGGTGAGGGAGATAGCGGAGGAGAGGGGCATAAACCTCCGCCGCGTGGTATCGATCTCCGCGAAGCTGGGGGAGCTTGAGGAGCTTTACGATGCGCTCGAGGATGCCGTGCTGACCCTGCCAAAGTACGGGGCCTTTGAGATAACCGTGACGGAGCCAGAGAAGGTGCCGCAGGTCATGGCCCTGATAAACGCCATCGGCGAGGTTCTAAACGTGGAATACGGCGAGGAGACCAGAATAGAGGCCTACATACAGACGGGGATGATAAAGGAGCTGACGAGGCTCGGCGTGGGGATACGGAGATTAAACCAGCCCCACAAGGGCGAAGGCCTTAAAGATGGCCAGTGA
- the porA gene encoding pyruvate ferredoxin oxidoreductase, with product MEYKPIRKVVSGNYAAAYAAKHARVEVVAAYPITPQTSIIEKIAEFIANGEVENLEYVAVESEHSAMAACIGASAAGARTFTATSAQGLALMHEMLHWASGARLPVVMVDVNRAMAPPWSVWDDQTDSLAQRDTGWMQFYAENNQEVYDGVLMAFKIAETVNLPAMVIESAFILSHTYDVVEMIPQELVDEFLPPRKPLYTITDFDNPISVGALGTPADYYEFRYKIQKAMEEAKKVIHEVGREFGERFGRDYSQMIELYRTDDADFVFMGMGSLMGTVKQAVDVLREEGYRVGAAKVRWFRPFPKEELYELAKSVDGIAVLDRNFSFGQEGILFNEAKGVLYNTDAHPIMKNYIVGLGGRDFTVADVRRIAENMKAIIDKGELDVEVDWYHLKR from the coding sequence ATGGAGTACAAACCCATTAGGAAGGTTGTGAGCGGCAACTACGCGGCCGCCTACGCCGCCAAGCACGCCCGCGTCGAGGTCGTGGCGGCTTACCCGATCACTCCTCAGACGAGCATCATCGAGAAGATAGCCGAGTTCATAGCCAACGGAGAGGTTGAGAACCTCGAGTACGTGGCCGTGGAGAGCGAGCACTCGGCCATGGCAGCGTGCATTGGAGCGAGCGCGGCTGGAGCCAGGACCTTCACCGCCACCTCGGCCCAGGGTCTCGCCCTCATGCACGAGATGCTCCACTGGGCGAGCGGTGCTAGGCTTCCTGTGGTCATGGTCGACGTCAACCGCGCCATGGCACCCCCGTGGAGCGTCTGGGACGACCAGACCGACAGCCTTGCTCAGCGCGACACCGGCTGGATGCAGTTCTACGCCGAGAACAACCAGGAGGTCTACGACGGCGTCCTCATGGCCTTTAAGATAGCCGAGACCGTTAACCTCCCCGCGATGGTGATCGAGAGCGCCTTCATACTGAGCCACACCTACGACGTCGTCGAGATGATACCGCAGGAGCTCGTTGACGAGTTCCTTCCGCCGAGGAAGCCGCTCTACACCATCACGGACTTTGACAACCCGATATCCGTGGGCGCCCTCGGAACCCCGGCCGACTACTACGAGTTCCGTTACAAGATACAGAAGGCCATGGAGGAAGCCAAGAAGGTCATCCACGAGGTCGGCAGGGAGTTTGGCGAGCGTTTTGGAAGGGACTACAGCCAGATGATAGAGCTCTACAGGACTGACGACGCAGACTTCGTCTTCATGGGTATGGGTTCACTCATGGGAACCGTCAAGCAGGCGGTCGATGTTCTCCGCGAGGAGGGCTACAGGGTAGGTGCCGCCAAGGTCCGCTGGTTCAGGCCGTTCCCGAAGGAGGAGCTCTACGAGCTGGCAAAGAGCGTTGATGGTATAGCCGTCCTCGACAGGAACTTCTCCTTCGGCCAGGAGGGCATACTCTTCAACGAGGCCAAGGGAGTCCTCTACAACACCGACGCCCACCCGATCATGAAGAACTACATCGTCGGCCTCGGAGGCAGGGACTTCACGGTCGCCGACGTCAGGAGGATAGCCGAGAACATGAAGGCAATCATCGATAAGGGAGAGCTTGATGTAGAGGTGGACTGGTACCACCTTAAGAGGTGA